TCAGCGCGACGGGGATGCGATCCTCCCAGGCCGGTCGTATGGCGCCGGGAAAGCGCACCAGTGCGATATCAGAGTACCCGATGGCGGCCTGCCGAGGCCGGCCCCGTCGGATGCTGGCCCACCACAGCAGCGCGATGATGGGCAGCAAGAGCAGGGCCAGTGGCGTCTCGAAGCGCATGGCTCACGCCTCCCTTCCGGCTGCCGAGCCGGGCGCAGACGACCCGGCCGCGCCCGATGCGGGCGTCGCCACCGGCTGCATTGTCGACGCCTCCGACGACGGCTTGGCATCGACGGCCTGCACTGGCGCCGGGATCGTGCGCTCCACGATGGTTCGCACCGCGTGGGCCTGTGCAAAGGCCTTGTCGGTGGGCACCTGAAGCCGCGCGAACTTCACCAGATCGGCCTCGTCGAGCACGAGCCGCACGTCGGCGCGGAGCGCTTCGTCGAAGCTGGCCGCGCGCATCATCGCAACCACCTCCGAGGTGGTGTGCTCGAGCACCGGCAGCGCGAAGCGCTGCGAGAGGTAGGTGCGCAGTATCACTGCAAGACGATCGTAGTGCTCCTTCAACCGGCCCTGGGTCGGCAGGTTCTCTGCGACCAGGCGGTCGATGGCGGAGAGCGCGAGACCGTGAGGGGTCGTCACCACCAACCGCCCCTGGCGCGAGCGCCGCAGCAGCTTTCGCGACAGCGCCACGACACCGAGCACCGCAAGCAGCCCCCCCGCAGCCAGCGCGGCCCACACCCACACGGGCATCGACACGTCCTGCAAGGGCTTGAGATCGCGGATCTCAGCGGTTCTGGCGGGCGCAGCCCCCGTCGCGGACGCCGCTGCCGGCGACGGTGCGGGCACCGACGCCGCGCGCTCGACGGTGAGCTCGAGCGGAGCGGCACTGACACTCTTCTTCTGATCATCCGCCGTCTTGTACGCGATCTCGAGCCCGCGCACCGTCACCTTCCCCGGCTCGTAGCCGGCCAGGCGCACGGTATATCTCACGCCCTTTCGACCGTTCGAAACAGGCAGAGGCGTCATCACAGCGTCTCTGACCTCGAGTGGGGCGAAGTCGAGGGCATCCGCCGCGGGCGGCTGCACATCGGTGCCCTGTACCCAGGTCACATCGGCGGTGAGCAGCGCTGTCTCTCCGAGGGCCACGGATGGCCGCTCGAGCCGCGCGCTCACCTGCACGGGGGCAGACAGCGCCAGCGAGGGCGACGGCACAGCCGCAGGGGTCTGGGCCATCGCCGAAGTGGTCGCCGCCCATATCATCGCTGCGCAGAGAACACGCTTCATCGTGCAGCCCCTCCCCTCGCGCGCCGGCGACGACGACGAGACGTCTTGCGATCGAAGAACCGCATGAGCGTCGGCACCGCCGCAACCGCCGTCGAGAACTCGGCGTAATCGGCGCCGGCGGCCTCGAGGCTTCGCTTCAGTTCGGCGCGACGCGAGGCCGCGGCCTCCTTGTAGCGCTTCTGGAAATCATCTGAGCTGGTGTTCACGACCACCATCTGCCCGGTCTCGAGATCGCGCAGGCGAAGCCGCCCCAAGCGGGGCATCTCCTCCTCGCGCGGATCACTGAGACGGAACGCCGACAGATCATGCCGCTGCATGGTGAGGCGCAGCGATCGGTCGAAGCGCTGACCGAGGAAGTCAGAGAGCAGGAAGACCACCGCGCGGCGCTTCTGCACGCGGTTGAGGAAGTCGAGGGCGGCGGCCGCGTCGGTCTTGTGCCCCGTCGGCCCGGGCTCGAGGATCTCGCGGATGAGTCGCAGCGAGTGGCGCTTGCCCTTGCGCGGGGGGATGAACTTCTCCACCCGATCGGTGAACAGCAGCAGTCCCACCTTGTCGTTGTTTCGCAACGCCGAGAACGCGATGATCGCCGCGATCTCGGATGCCACGTCGCGCTTGCTCACCTGACCGCTGCCGAAGTCGAGCGAGGCGCTCGCGTCGACCACCAGCAGCACGGTGAGCTCGCGCTCCTCCTCGTGCTTCTTCACGAACGGCCGACCGGTGCGCGCCGTCACGTTCCAGTCGATGGTTCGAAC
The genomic region above belongs to Pseudomonadota bacterium and contains:
- a CDS encoding DUF58 domain-containing protein translates to VRTIDWNVTARTGRPFVKKHEEERELTVLLVVDASASLDFGSGQVSKRDVASEIAAIIAFSALRNNDKVGLLLFTDRVEKFIPPRKGKRHSLRLIREILEPGPTGHKTDAAAALDFLNRVQKRRAVVFLLSDFLGQRFDRSLRLTMQRHDLSAFRLSDPREEEMPRLGRLRLRDLETGQMVVVNTSSDDFQKRYKEAAASRRAELKRSLEAAGADYAEFSTAVAAVPTLMRFFDRKTSRRRRRRARGGAAR